A genome region from Psychrobacter jeotgali includes the following:
- a CDS encoding thiol:disulfide interchange protein DsbA/DsbL translates to MKRVIALTGLACAIGLANMSAQAADYVAGKDYRVLDNPENISGDAIIVREFFWYGCPHCYTLNPHMEKWAKNKDKDVAFFKTPAALNPVWEASARGFYAAQLLGYEDKTHDALFDAVHKEGKKLFDQASLAKWYGSKGVDQKKFNSLYNSFAVGTKVGRSQAGAKRYQLSGVPAVVVHGKYVVTGEDAQVPKVVDFLVDKVRTEQK, encoded by the coding sequence ATGAAACGTGTTATCGCACTGACCGGTCTCGCTTGCGCTATTGGGCTTGCAAATATGAGCGCACAAGCAGCCGACTATGTCGCAGGAAAGGACTATCGTGTATTAGATAATCCAGAAAACATCAGCGGTGATGCTATTATCGTTCGTGAGTTCTTTTGGTATGGTTGCCCGCATTGCTACACTCTAAACCCGCATATGGAAAAATGGGCCAAAAATAAAGATAAAGATGTGGCCTTCTTTAAAACTCCAGCGGCGCTTAACCCAGTTTGGGAAGCTAGTGCTCGCGGATTCTATGCGGCGCAGTTACTTGGTTATGAAGATAAGACTCATGATGCCCTTTTTGATGCTGTCCATAAAGAAGGCAAAAAGTTGTTTGATCAAGCCTCACTTGCTAAATGGTATGGCTCAAAAGGTGTTGACCAAAAGAAATTTAATAGCCTTTATAACTCATTTGCAGTAGGTACTAAAGTAGGACGCTCGCAGGCAGGTGCTAAACGTTATCAGCTTTCAGGTGTACCTGCAGTAGTAGTACATGGCAAATACGTGGTAACAGGTGAAGATGCTCAAGTACCCAAAGTAGTCGACTTTTTAGTTGATAAAGTCCGTACTGAACAAAAGTAG
- the yjgA gene encoding ribosome biogenesis factor YjgA: protein MIDWSEQDMRVSRTELKKAHERLQDLSIPLASLSKKQLKNLPASDYFMAELMALADITSANARNRQTKRVGKLISEENRHELVQALFEAYFPNEQVAKIESWQDRLNINDEGTIKQFVKQYKASERNSLYQLLLWIEYAKHMQDDELMAESKEDLASYIREVSILSHLK, encoded by the coding sequence ATGATTGATTGGTCGGAACAGGATATGCGCGTCTCGCGCACAGAGCTCAAGAAAGCCCATGAGCGCTTGCAGGATTTATCGATACCGCTTGCTAGCTTATCAAAAAAGCAGCTAAAGAATCTGCCCGCCAGTGATTATTTTATGGCGGAATTAATGGCACTTGCTGATATTACTAGCGCCAACGCTCGCAACCGACAAACCAAGCGGGTAGGTAAGCTAATTAGTGAAGAAAATCGCCACGAATTGGTCCAAGCTTTATTCGAAGCTTACTTTCCCAATGAGCAAGTTGCCAAAATAGAAAGCTGGCAAGATAGATTAAATATCAACGATGAAGGGACGATCAAACAATTCGTAAAACAATATAAAGCATCGGAGCGCAATAGTTTGTATCAACTGCTACTTTGGATTGAGTATGCCAAGCATATGCAAGACGATGAGTTAATGGCGGAGTCTAAAGAGGATTTGGCCAGCTATATCCGTGAAGTCTCGATATTGTCGCATTTAAAATAG
- a CDS encoding DksA/TraR family C4-type zinc finger protein → MAGGWSRDGAEHEQMDATVNDALDRVRSAIPKGESSEYCDECGERIPEARRIALPGVQHCVGCQTELEQTAKATELFNRRGSKDSQLR, encoded by the coding sequence ATGGCAGGTGGATGGTCAAGAGATGGCGCTGAACATGAGCAAATGGATGCCACTGTAAATGATGCTTTAGACCGCGTGCGCAGCGCGATACCCAAAGGTGAGAGTAGTGAGTATTGTGATGAGTGCGGTGAGCGTATTCCAGAAGCTCGCCGAATAGCGCTACCAGGGGTGCAGCACTGCGTTGGCTGTCAGACTGAGCTTGAGCAAACGGCAAAGGCAACCGAGCTTTTTAATCGCCGTGGTAGTAAAGACAGCCAGTTACGCTAG
- the panC gene encoding pantoate--beta-alanine ligase yields MPIIYHDILALQAALRPYRSEQQIALVPTMGNLHEGHLELVKIAKQHADIVVVSIFVNPTQFGAGEDFDSYPRTLDADVAKLASVDTDYVFAPSVAEMYELLPPPTIISAGAITTELCGKSRPTHFDGVGIVVSKLFNIVQPDAAIFGQKDYQQLAIIKQLVRDLSYPIDIIAAPIVRAPDGLALSSRNQYLSPSEREIAPILHQELQSLAQQIIAESYSEKGLSVLVAQSRERLSKAGFIIDYLEVKTTQLDKVSANNKQDLIILAAAWLGRARLLDNQLVVAG; encoded by the coding sequence ATGCCTATTATTTATCATGATATTTTAGCCCTGCAAGCGGCTTTACGCCCTTATCGTAGTGAACAACAAATCGCTTTAGTGCCGACGATGGGCAATCTACATGAAGGCCATCTTGAGCTGGTCAAAATAGCGAAACAGCATGCCGATATTGTAGTGGTTAGTATTTTCGTCAATCCCACTCAATTTGGGGCTGGCGAAGACTTTGATAGTTATCCACGTACGCTTGATGCCGATGTGGCAAAGTTGGCTAGCGTTGATACCGATTATGTGTTTGCGCCGAGCGTTGCTGAGATGTACGAGTTATTACCGCCGCCGACTATTATCAGTGCAGGCGCTATTACCACCGAGTTATGCGGAAAATCACGTCCGACGCACTTTGATGGTGTCGGCATTGTAGTCTCCAAACTATTCAATATTGTCCAGCCTGATGCGGCCATATTTGGTCAAAAAGACTATCAGCAACTGGCTATTATTAAACAGTTGGTTCGTGATCTAAGTTATCCGATTGACATTATTGCTGCGCCTATTGTGCGTGCGCCTGATGGTTTGGCTTTATCTTCGCGTAATCAGTATTTAAGCCCCTCAGAGCGAGAGATAGCCCCGATTTTGCATCAAGAATTACAATCTTTAGCTCAACAGATAATAGCTGAAAGTTATAGCGAAAAAGGCTTGAGCGTCCTTGTTGCGCAATCTCGTGAACGTCTTAGCAAGGCTGGTTTTATCATTGATTATTTGGAAGTAAAGACCACTCAGTTAGATAAGGTATCTGCTAATAACAAACAAGATTTAATTATTTTGGCAGCAGCATGGTTGGGCCGAGCACGCTTATTAGATAATCAGCTGGTAGTAGCCGGTTAA
- the folK gene encoding 2-amino-4-hydroxy-6-hydroxymethyldihydropteridine diphosphokinase yields MNNSSDNRDRSSDSVDSNDCAVVAEKGNNQHQPKWVVGYVGLGSNLANELGSPVEHLQQALAGLAAHEQVREVRVSSFYASAPMGPQDQPDFVNAVAGFETTLTPFELLAFCQQLEQQAKRARLRRWGERSLDVDILLYGDKQIATPQLTVPHAGLPERNFVLVPLRELAPALTIAGKPINDYAASADWTGLKLLTEC; encoded by the coding sequence ATGAATAATTCCAGCGATAATAGAGATCGCTCTAGCGATAGTGTGGATTCTAACGATTGTGCTGTCGTTGCTGAAAAGGGTAATAATCAGCACCAGCCTAAGTGGGTCGTTGGTTATGTAGGGTTAGGTAGCAACTTAGCCAATGAGCTGGGCTCACCTGTAGAGCATTTGCAACAAGCACTCGCAGGTTTGGCTGCTCATGAGCAAGTGCGCGAGGTGAGGGTCTCTTCTTTTTATGCCTCAGCCCCCATGGGCCCGCAAGATCAGCCTGACTTTGTCAATGCAGTAGCAGGATTTGAGACCACTTTAACGCCATTTGAGCTTTTGGCTTTTTGTCAGCAGTTAGAGCAGCAAGCCAAGCGTGCCCGTCTGCGCCGTTGGGGGGAACGCAGTCTCGATGTTGATATTTTGCTTTATGGTGATAAGCAGATTGCTACGCCGCAACTGACGGTTCCTCATGCTGGCTTGCCCGAACGCAATTTTGTATTGGTACCATTACGAGAGCTGGCGCCAGCGCTGACTATCGCTGGTAAACCAATAAATGACTATGCAGCAAGTGCAGACTGGACAGGGCTAAAGCTACTAACAGAGTGCTGA
- a CDS encoding HAD family hydrolase has translation MTQFVKAVLFDLDGTLVDTAADFVRIIGKMSSENNWQAPSAADIREQVSAGASAMVKMMLQQNGQSEISEEQLLDFRQQFLDDYETDICVDSCLFDGLDELLTVLEEKGVPWGIVTNKPRYLTEQLLEIMALDERCSVLVCPDDVSRTKPDPEPMYMALEKLSIPRGAAGCVLYVGDHRRDIDAGNAAGMQTVLAAYGYIPPEDQRNLKKWGADYIVDEPQQLGKLLLSSGNFEYI, from the coding sequence ATGACCCAATTTGTAAAAGCAGTTCTGTTTGACCTTGATGGTACTCTCGTAGATACTGCCGCTGATTTTGTACGCATTATTGGCAAGATGAGTAGTGAGAATAACTGGCAAGCGCCTAGCGCTGCTGATATTCGTGAGCAGGTCTCAGCTGGAGCATCAGCGATGGTCAAAATGATGCTCCAGCAAAATGGACAATCGGAGATAAGCGAAGAACAACTTCTTGATTTTCGTCAACAGTTTTTGGACGATTATGAAACTGATATTTGTGTCGATAGCTGTTTGTTCGATGGGCTCGATGAGTTACTCACTGTGCTCGAAGAAAAGGGAGTACCTTGGGGTATTGTCACCAATAAACCACGTTATCTAACCGAGCAGTTATTAGAGATAATGGCATTAGATGAGCGCTGCTCAGTATTAGTCTGTCCTGATGATGTTTCACGAACCAAGCCTGACCCTGAACCCATGTATATGGCGTTAGAAAAGCTCAGTATACCGCGCGGTGCGGCCGGCTGCGTGCTCTATGTTGGCGATCATAGACGTGATATTGATGCTGGTAATGCAGCAGGTATGCAAACGGTGCTGGCAGCTTATGGTTATATTCCGCCAGAGGATCAACGCAATCTCAAAAAGTGGGGTGCTGATTATATCGTTGATGAGCCACAACAGTTAGGAAAGCTGCTGTTATCCTCCGGTAATTTTGAATATATATAG
- the rapZ gene encoding RNase adapter RapZ, producing the protein MEAKDTNQELIAAPPSDNDEVSILVISGRSGSGKTSVLNILEDLGYYSIDNLPLSLVPEAANKLVNESAIRRIALGVDIRTPRADLSKFGATYNALKQAYGSKNVKVLYVTAQDSILVARFHATRRVHPLMAQDKQEATGEKYVAHNLPAAIKREVALLEPIVSCADIIIDTSELNIHQLKERLRDHIGADNKIVINLLSFGFKYGSPIDADFLFDVRILPNPHWNPKLRSSTGLDEEVGEFFADYPEVAEMTDDISTFLSRWLPNFLHNNRHTVTVGIGCTGGKHRSVFIADKLQSVLTNSLPEALIVTAKHREKNRWSV; encoded by the coding sequence ATGGAAGCAAAAGATACTAACCAAGAGCTTATAGCAGCGCCGCCAAGCGACAACGATGAAGTGAGTATTTTAGTCATATCAGGACGCTCAGGATCTGGAAAAACTTCAGTATTAAATATCTTAGAAGACTTAGGATATTATTCTATTGATAATCTACCTTTATCATTAGTCCCTGAAGCGGCTAACAAGCTGGTCAATGAGAGTGCTATAAGGCGTATTGCGTTGGGAGTGGATATAAGAACACCGCGCGCCGATTTATCCAAATTTGGAGCAACCTATAATGCTTTAAAACAAGCTTACGGCTCCAAAAATGTAAAGGTACTCTACGTAACTGCGCAGGATAGTATTTTGGTCGCCCGCTTTCATGCCACTAGACGTGTTCATCCACTAATGGCACAAGACAAGCAGGAAGCCACTGGTGAGAAATATGTGGCGCACAATTTACCTGCTGCGATCAAAAGAGAAGTGGCTCTGTTAGAGCCAATAGTCAGTTGTGCCGATATTATTATTGACACCAGCGAGCTTAACATTCATCAGCTAAAAGAGCGTCTACGTGATCATATTGGGGCAGATAATAAAATTGTAATTAACTTGCTATCTTTTGGCTTTAAATATGGCAGCCCCATTGATGCTGATTTTTTGTTTGATGTGAGAATTTTACCTAACCCTCACTGGAATCCTAAACTACGTAGCTCAACCGGTCTTGATGAAGAGGTTGGCGAATTCTTTGCTGACTATCCAGAAGTGGCTGAGATGACCGATGATATCTCTACCTTTCTAAGTCGTTGGTTGCCTAATTTTCTACATAACAATCGTCATACGGTAACGGTTGGTATTGGCTGTACAGGCGGCAAACATCGCTCAGTATTCATAGCTGATAAGCTACAAAGTGTTTTGACTAATAGCCTGCCAGAGGCGCTAATAGTGACTGCGAAACACCGTGAAAAGAATCGTTGGTCAGTGTAA
- a CDS encoding Tex family protein has product MSSTDTLTSSQSQTKVQALDATTHANIHDKLARALGIKTAQVNAFVKLYDEGATVPFIARYRKEKTQSLDDAQLRALEKSLNYERDMAARRLKITELLSTQGNLTDELQTRINNATSKLELEDIYLPYRPRRRSPAAKARAAGLDSAAQAVLTQEITPTAALADYQAPTSITDDSGNEIEVDFSDIEKQLAGVQAIIVDEWTQALGLLDSVRNGFAKTASIVSTVASDEKREVGEKFKDYFEHSESLARLPNHRLLAMLRGRQENVLGLKIEGEDTPFIEKIINQFDIDAKAPSERREFLTEAATSLWKDKWRPHIEHRLLTEKRLAAEADAIEVFANNLQHLLMAAPAGRKVILGVDPGIRHGVKMAIIDGQGHVMLDKDEQPVIATVYPFAPDNKMDEAKSIIDGLLSTYDVDLVAIGNGTASRETDAMIKEILAANDLLKAKAVIVNESGASVYSASELASEELANLDVSVRGAVSIARRLQDPLSELVKVDPKAIGVGQYQHDVNQNQLADSLDKVTQDSVNAVGVDVNTASPAILAHIAGLNRNVAQQIVTYRKEHGAFDSREALKNVPRLGAKTFEQAAGFLRIHDGSNPLDATGVHPESYALVDNILTQTGKDLAELLGNDSVLNTIDTDAVAANDDNISVKAIIDELAKPARDPRPEFKTANFREDVNSIKDLEEGMQLEGVVTNVTAFGCFVDVGVHQDGLVHISQMANDFVADPMNRVKPGDIISVRVISIDEQRGRIGFSMKPEGEKPARSKPAVDNANSDKSTATRGNQRPVADNKRQSKPRGKRPDSDKAGKNTTNNRSKASKSNQSESPSKMGTLGALLQEAGVTKSKK; this is encoded by the coding sequence ATGAGTAGCACTGATACCTTAACGTCATCACAGAGCCAAACGAAAGTTCAGGCTTTAGATGCAACCACACACGCGAATATTCACGATAAACTTGCTCGCGCGCTTGGCATTAAGACTGCTCAAGTTAACGCGTTTGTCAAACTGTACGATGAAGGAGCAACGGTTCCGTTTATTGCCCGTTATCGTAAAGAAAAGACCCAAAGTCTTGATGACGCCCAGTTGCGTGCGCTAGAAAAGTCGCTCAACTATGAGCGCGATATGGCTGCACGCCGACTCAAGATTACTGAGCTGCTAAGTACGCAAGGCAATCTAACTGACGAGCTTCAGACCCGTATCAATAATGCGACGTCTAAGCTTGAGCTTGAAGACATCTATTTGCCTTATCGCCCGCGCCGCCGTTCACCGGCAGCTAAAGCCCGTGCTGCAGGTTTGGATAGCGCTGCGCAGGCAGTATTGACGCAGGAGATTACGCCGACAGCGGCGCTAGCAGATTATCAAGCGCCTACAAGTATTACTGATGATAGCGGCAATGAAATCGAAGTCGACTTTAGCGATATTGAGAAGCAGCTGGCAGGTGTACAAGCTATTATCGTCGATGAGTGGACACAAGCACTAGGTCTGCTCGATAGTGTGCGTAATGGTTTTGCCAAGACTGCCAGTATCGTATCCACTGTCGCTAGTGACGAAAAACGTGAGGTCGGTGAGAAATTTAAAGATTATTTTGAGCATAGCGAGAGCTTAGCCCGTCTGCCCAATCATCGCCTGTTAGCTATGCTGCGTGGCCGCCAAGAAAATGTTCTGGGCCTAAAAATTGAAGGCGAAGATACGCCTTTTATCGAAAAAATTATTAATCAGTTTGATATTGATGCCAAAGCGCCTAGTGAGCGTCGTGAGTTCTTAACCGAAGCGGCGACTAGTCTATGGAAAGATAAATGGCGTCCTCATATTGAACACCGTTTATTAACTGAAAAACGTTTGGCTGCCGAAGCGGATGCCATTGAGGTGTTTGCTAATAACTTGCAGCATCTATTGATGGCGGCTCCCGCTGGGCGCAAAGTTATCTTAGGCGTTGATCCTGGCATTCGTCATGGAGTCAAAATGGCGATTATTGATGGCCAAGGTCATGTCATGCTGGATAAGGATGAGCAACCGGTCATCGCTACGGTCTACCCCTTTGCGCCTGACAATAAAATGGATGAGGCCAAAAGCATTATTGATGGCTTACTAAGCACTTATGACGTAGATTTGGTAGCGATCGGTAATGGTACCGCCAGCCGCGAAACTGATGCGATGATAAAAGAGATCTTAGCTGCTAATGACCTCTTAAAAGCCAAAGCAGTTATCGTTAATGAATCTGGCGCTTCGGTTTATTCAGCCAGCGAGCTTGCTAGTGAAGAGCTTGCTAATTTAGATGTATCTGTACGCGGTGCCGTTTCTATTGCTCGCCGTTTACAAGATCCGCTATCAGAGCTGGTTAAGGTCGATCCCAAAGCTATTGGTGTTGGTCAGTATCAACATGATGTCAACCAAAATCAGTTGGCTGATAGCCTTGACAAAGTCACCCAAGACAGCGTAAATGCCGTAGGTGTCGATGTGAATACGGCTAGCCCCGCTATCTTGGCACATATCGCTGGTCTGAATCGTAACGTTGCCCAGCAAATCGTGACTTATCGTAAAGAGCATGGAGCGTTTGATAGCCGTGAAGCGCTAAAGAATGTACCACGCTTAGGCGCAAAAACTTTTGAGCAAGCCGCAGGGTTTTTACGTATTCATGACGGTAGCAACCCGCTTGATGCTACGGGCGTACATCCAGAGAGCTATGCGCTAGTTGATAATATACTTACGCAAACCGGTAAAGACTTAGCCGAATTGTTAGGTAATGACAGTGTCTTGAATACTATTGATACCGATGCGGTAGCGGCTAACGATGATAATATCAGTGTCAAAGCTATTATCGACGAGCTGGCAAAACCTGCTCGTGATCCCCGTCCTGAGTTTAAAACGGCAAATTTCCGTGAAGATGTTAATAGCATCAAAGACTTAGAAGAGGGCATGCAGCTTGAAGGTGTCGTTACTAATGTGACTGCTTTTGGCTGCTTTGTAGATGTCGGCGTGCATCAGGATGGTTTAGTGCACATCTCCCAAATGGCTAATGATTTTGTCGCTGATCCTATGAATCGGGTAAAACCGGGCGATATCATCTCTGTACGGGTTATCTCTATTGATGAGCAGCGTGGACGTATTGGCTTTAGTATGAAGCCTGAAGGGGAGAAGCCAGCACGTAGTAAGCCCGCTGTAGATAATGCTAACAGCGACAAGTCTACTGCTACGCGGGGTAATCAGCGTCCAGTAGCAGATAATAAGCGACAATCAAAGCCTCGTGGTAAGCGTCCTGACAGCGATAAAGCTGGCAAAAATACTACTAACAATCGTAGTAAAGCTTCAAAGTCTAACCAATCAGAGTCTCCAAGCAAGATGGGTACGCTGGGTGCGCTATTGCAAGAAGCTGGAGTGACCAAATCTAAAAAATGA
- the panB gene encoding 3-methyl-2-oxobutanoate hydroxymethyltransferase, which yields MTTLSTLNKFKKEGVKFTCLTCYDAMFARLMDKAQIDTILIGDSLGMVVQGHSSTLPVTIEDMVYHTANIARSNEHALILADLPFMSYVTLPEAITNSRKLMQAGAQVIKIEGGSELCDLVTTLAQAGTPTCVHLGLTPQLVNVFGGYKIQGRSDEAADKLLNDAQAVVGAGAALLVLECVPAELAKKVTESVEVPVIGIGAGADTDGQVLVMHDMLGMVHGRVPRFVHDFLTDERNTEHSIEGAFALYKQAVQEGSFPTKQHQFD from the coding sequence ATGACAACGCTATCTACTTTAAATAAGTTCAAAAAAGAAGGGGTCAAATTTACTTGTTTGACCTGCTATGACGCTATGTTTGCTCGCTTGATGGATAAAGCGCAGATTGATACTATCTTGATCGGTGATAGTCTGGGCATGGTAGTACAAGGGCACAGCTCAACCTTGCCCGTAACTATCGAGGATATGGTTTATCATACGGCGAATATCGCTCGTAGCAATGAGCATGCGCTAATTTTAGCTGACCTGCCTTTTATGAGTTATGTCACCCTCCCAGAAGCCATAACTAATAGCCGAAAACTAATGCAAGCGGGCGCCCAAGTTATCAAGATTGAGGGTGGTAGCGAGCTTTGTGATCTGGTGACAACTTTAGCGCAGGCAGGTACGCCAACTTGTGTGCATTTAGGACTGACTCCGCAGCTGGTCAATGTGTTCGGTGGTTATAAAATCCAAGGCCGTAGTGATGAAGCTGCCGATAAACTCCTCAATGATGCTCAAGCGGTAGTAGGTGCGGGCGCAGCATTGTTGGTATTAGAATGTGTACCAGCTGAACTGGCTAAAAAGGTCACCGAGTCTGTTGAGGTGCCAGTCATTGGTATTGGTGCCGGCGCAGATACTGATGGTCAAGTATTAGTCATGCATGACATGCTGGGAATGGTACATGGCCGCGTACCGCGTTTTGTTCATGACTTCTTAACTGATGAGCGCAACACCGAACATAGTATCGAAGGGGCGTTCGCACTTTATAAACAAGCGGTGCAAGAAGGCAGCTTTCCCACCAAACAGCATCAGTTTGACTAA
- the ubiG gene encoding bifunctional 2-polyprenyl-6-hydroxyphenol methylase/3-demethylubiquinol 3-O-methyltransferase UbiG produces the protein MNNEMTIATNVDPSEVDKFNKLASEWWDNSGAFATLHEINPLRLNWIEENVKRGYQSNTTENTNTESLDAENSTGSELAGKKIVDIGCGGGILAESMARRGADVTGIDLGTENLKAATVHAQQSGLEHTLRYQHIAVEALAKTHAGQFDVVTCMEMLEHVPDPSAIVQACFDLLAPGGVCVLSTINRNPKSYLFAIIGAEYVLRLLDRGTHDYAKFITPAELDKMAINAGFTRQDIIGLHYNPVTKRYWLAQNVDVNYMMAVQKPLV, from the coding sequence ATGAATAATGAGATGACTATTGCTACCAATGTTGATCCTAGTGAAGTCGACAAGTTCAATAAACTGGCTAGCGAATGGTGGGATAACTCTGGTGCCTTTGCTACCTTGCACGAGATCAATCCATTACGTTTGAACTGGATAGAAGAAAACGTCAAACGTGGCTATCAAAGTAATACTACTGAAAATACTAATACTGAAAGCCTTGATGCTGAGAACAGCACAGGATCCGAACTTGCCGGCAAAAAGATAGTTGATATAGGCTGCGGCGGTGGCATCTTAGCAGAATCAATGGCGCGCCGCGGTGCTGATGTAACCGGTATCGATCTAGGCACAGAAAACCTAAAAGCGGCCACGGTTCATGCCCAGCAAAGTGGATTAGAGCACACTTTACGTTACCAACATATTGCAGTCGAAGCGCTAGCAAAAACTCACGCCGGTCAATTCGACGTAGTGACTTGTATGGAGATGCTTGAGCATGTGCCTGATCCTAGTGCGATTGTGCAAGCGTGTTTTGATTTGCTCGCACCGGGCGGTGTCTGTGTCCTGTCTACCATCAACCGTAACCCCAAGTCTTATTTATTTGCGATCATTGGAGCAGAATACGTGCTACGTTTGCTAGATCGCGGAACGCATGATTACGCTAAGTTTATCACTCCAGCTGAGCTCGATAAAATGGCGATTAATGCTGGTTTTACTCGCCAAGACATCATTGGACTGCATTATAATCCAGTCACTAAACGCTACTGGTTAGCGCAAAATGTCGATGTCAATTATATGATGGCAGTGCAAAAACCGCTGGTTTAA
- a CDS encoding YciK family oxidoreductase codes for MHNNTEHLASSAANQPLTHDDIRNFTMPDNSLEDKIILITGAGAGIGRVAALTYARYGATVLLLGRTSSKLEAVYDEIEGLGGKQPAILPMDLEHANYSEMQQLEGLIRKEFGRLDGILHNAGILGELTPLEMYDVDLFAKVMKINTTATFMLTQALLPLVKEAPNGSIVFTSSSVGTHPRAFWGAYALSKQAVEGMSDIFTQETEKTTNLRFNCINPGGTRTNMRAHAFPGEDPKSLKTPEDIMPGYVCLMSDDSIGVRGQVVALQPKV; via the coding sequence ATGCATAATAATACTGAACACCTCGCTAGCTCAGCGGCCAATCAGCCTTTAACCCATGATGATATTCGTAACTTCACAATGCCGGATAATAGCCTAGAAGATAAAATAATATTAATTACTGGTGCAGGGGCGGGGATTGGGCGAGTAGCGGCCTTGACCTATGCACGTTATGGCGCCACAGTCCTATTATTAGGGCGCACCAGTAGCAAGCTTGAAGCAGTGTATGATGAGATTGAAGGCTTAGGTGGTAAGCAGCCAGCTATTCTACCCATGGATTTAGAACATGCCAATTATAGCGAGATGCAACAATTAGAAGGCTTGATTAGAAAAGAATTTGGTCGCTTAGACGGTATACTACATAACGCTGGTATCTTAGGTGAGCTGACTCCACTTGAGATGTACGATGTTGATCTTTTCGCCAAGGTTATGAAAATCAATACTACCGCTACCTTTATGCTAACCCAAGCATTGTTGCCGCTAGTAAAAGAGGCGCCAAATGGCTCTATTGTCTTTACTTCCAGCTCTGTTGGTACACATCCTCGTGCATTTTGGGGAGCGTACGCGCTGTCCAAACAAGCGGTTGAGGGCATGAGTGATATCTTTACCCAAGAGACTGAAAAAACCACCAATTTGCGCTTTAACTGTATCAATCCAGGGGGTACACGTACTAATATGCGCGCCCATGCTTTTCCAGGCGAAGATCCTAAAAGTTTGAAAACACCTGAAGATATTATGCCAGGTTACGTCTGTTTAATGAGCGATGATAGTATCGGCGTACGTGGGCAAGTAGTAGCGTTACAACCCAAGGTTTAA
- the ompR gene encoding osmolarity response regulator transcription factor OmpR yields the protein MTDNKSPDTMTQRILVVDDDARLRSLLQRFLEDDGFVVRTAHDGSQMDKLMQRELFSLVVLDLMLPGEDGISICKRLREDNADIPIIMLTAKGGDADRIAGLEAGADDYLPKPFNPKELLARIKAVLRRQNRELPGAPSYQLEVVEFGPWTLDLSTRTLKRDGNVVTLTTGEFSVLKALVQHPREPLTRDKLMNLARGREWGAMERSIDVQVSRLRRLIEDNPSQARYIQTVWGVGYVFVPDEAEPEADTNETSDK from the coding sequence ATGACTGATAATAAAAGCCCCGATACGATGACTCAGCGTATTTTAGTCGTTGACGACGACGCGCGCTTGCGCTCTTTGCTACAACGTTTTCTAGAAGACGATGGTTTTGTAGTGCGTACTGCTCACGATGGCAGTCAGATGGACAAATTGATGCAGCGAGAGCTCTTTTCTTTAGTAGTGTTAGACTTAATGCTTCCGGGCGAGGATGGTATCAGCATTTGTAAGCGCTTACGTGAGGATAATGCTGATATTCCTATTATTATGCTAACTGCGAAAGGGGGAGATGCTGATCGTATCGCTGGTCTTGAGGCAGGTGCCGATGATTATCTACCTAAGCCCTTTAATCCAAAAGAGCTACTGGCACGTATTAAAGCGGTCTTGCGTCGCCAAAACCGTGAGCTTCCTGGGGCGCCAAGCTATCAGTTAGAAGTGGTTGAGTTTGGACCTTGGACCCTTGATTTATCTACCCGCACCCTCAAACGTGATGGTAATGTGGTGACTTTGACTACTGGTGAATTTTCAGTATTAAAAGCATTGGTACAGCACCCACGCGAGCCTTTAACCCGTGACAAATTGATGAATCTAGCCCGTGGCCGTGAATGGGGAGCTATGGAGCGCTCAATTGATGTTCAAGTATCACGTTTACGCCGTTTAATTGAAGACAATCCTTCACAAGCACGTTATATTCAGACCGTGTGGGGTGTGGGTTATGTTTTCGTTCCCGACGAAGCTGAGCCAGAAGCTGATACTAACGAGACTAGTGATAAATAG